From Ramlibacter tataouinensis, the proteins below share one genomic window:
- a CDS encoding phosphate acetyltransferase: MSSPRQEKYQRLIARAQSAPPVPTAVAHPCDETSLTGAVDAARLGLIAPILVGPPERIRGVAQQCKLDISGFPLVEAPHSHASASEAVRLVREGRAECLMKGSLHTDELMGAVVSREGGLRTARRITHCFVMDVPSYPEPLIVTDAAVNIAPTLEDKMHIVQNAIDLGQALGMPEVRVAILSAMETVNPKVPSTIEAAALCKMADRGQITGGILDGPLALDNAISLEAAAIKHIQSPVAGRANVLVVPDLEAGNMLAKSLIFLAGAETAGIVIGAKVPVILTSRADSVTARLASCAVASLVAQVRRERLSKAVQ, from the coding sequence GTGAGCTCGCCACGCCAGGAGAAGTACCAGCGCCTGATCGCGCGCGCCCAGTCGGCGCCGCCGGTGCCGACGGCGGTCGCCCATCCTTGCGACGAGACCTCGCTGACCGGCGCCGTGGACGCGGCCCGGCTGGGACTGATCGCACCCATCCTGGTCGGCCCGCCCGAGCGCATCCGGGGCGTGGCGCAGCAATGCAAGCTCGACATCTCGGGCTTTCCGCTGGTCGAGGCGCCGCACAGCCACGCGTCGGCGAGCGAGGCAGTGCGCCTGGTGCGCGAGGGCCGCGCCGAGTGCCTGATGAAGGGCAGCCTGCACACCGACGAGCTGATGGGCGCGGTGGTGTCGCGCGAAGGCGGCCTGCGCACCGCGCGGCGCATCACCCACTGCTTCGTGATGGACGTGCCCAGCTATCCCGAGCCGCTGATCGTGACGGACGCGGCGGTGAACATCGCGCCCACGCTCGAGGACAAGATGCACATCGTGCAGAACGCGATCGACCTGGGCCAGGCGCTCGGCATGCCGGAGGTGCGCGTCGCCATCCTGTCGGCGATGGAAACCGTCAATCCCAAGGTGCCGTCCACGATCGAGGCCGCGGCGCTGTGCAAGATGGCCGACCGCGGCCAGATCACCGGCGGCATCCTGGACGGGCCGCTCGCCCTGGACAACGCGATCAGCCTGGAAGCGGCGGCCATCAAGCACATCCAGTCGCCGGTGGCCGGTCGCGCCAACGTGCTGGTCGTGCCCGACCTGGAAGCCGGCAACATGCTGGCCAAGAGCCTCATCTTCCTGGCCGGCGCGGAGACGGCCGGCATCGTGATCGGCGCCAAGGTGCCGGTCATCCTCACCAGCCGCGCCGATTCGGTCACGGCCCGGCTCGCCTCCTGCGCCGTCGCCTCGCTGGTGGCGCAGGTGCGGCGCGAGCGGCTGTCGAAGGCGGTGCAATAG
- the fabI gene encoding enoyl-ACP reductase FabI, translating into MINIPHPPLKGQKALVVGIANEHSIAYGCAAAFRQLEADLAITYLSEKARPHVEPLAQQLGAGLFLPLDVATPGQLEAVFERIDKEWGRLDILVHSVAWAPKEDLQGGLIDSSAEGFARAMDISCHSFVRMARLAAPLMKNGGSMFAMSYHGAVNVVPNYNLMGPVKAALEASCRYLAYELGTRGIRVHPVSPGPLKTRAASGLKDFDLLLNEAVKKAPVGELVDIMDVGFACAYLATPYARRITGGTVYVDGGVNIMA; encoded by the coding sequence ATGATCAACATCCCGCACCCCCCGCTGAAGGGCCAGAAGGCGCTCGTGGTCGGCATCGCCAACGAGCATTCGATCGCCTACGGGTGCGCCGCGGCCTTCCGCCAGCTGGAGGCCGATCTCGCCATCACCTACCTGAGCGAGAAAGCCAGGCCGCATGTGGAGCCGCTGGCCCAGCAGCTCGGGGCCGGCCTGTTCCTGCCGCTGGACGTGGCCACGCCGGGTCAGCTCGAGGCGGTGTTCGAGCGTATCGACAAGGAATGGGGGCGCCTGGACATCCTGGTGCATTCGGTCGCGTGGGCGCCCAAGGAGGACCTGCAAGGCGGCCTGATCGACAGCAGCGCCGAGGGCTTCGCCCGGGCCATGGACATTTCCTGCCATTCCTTCGTCCGCATGGCCCGGCTCGCCGCGCCACTGATGAAGAACGGCGGCAGCATGTTCGCGATGAGCTACCACGGCGCGGTGAACGTGGTGCCCAACTACAACCTGATGGGGCCGGTGAAGGCCGCGCTCGAAGCCTCGTGCCGCTACCTCGCCTATGAGCTCGGCACGCGCGGCATCCGCGTCCATCCGGTCTCGCCCGGCCCGCTGAAGACCCGCGCGGCCTCGGGCCTGAAGGACTTCGACCTGCTGCTCAACGAGGCGGTGAAGAAAGCCCCGGTGGGCGAGTTGGTCGACATCATGGACGTAGGCTTCGCCTGCGCCTACCTCGCCACGCCCTATGCCCGCCGCATCACTGGCGGCACCGTGTATGTCGACGGCGGCGTCAACATCATGGCCTGA
- a CDS encoding acetate/propionate family kinase, with translation MSDAIAVLNAGSSSLKFSLFLLRGRELELESRGQVEGLYTNPRFTAKDAAGQLKEEKSWGQGVELGHAGAIDHLVAFLRTSLQGDRLVGVGHRVVHGGLDFSGPVRIDGQVLHALEQFVPLAPLHQPHNLSSIRLLLERLPQLPQVACFDTSFHRSNPELAQMFALPAKLHEAGVRRYGFHGLSYEYIASVLPEVDARAASGRTVVLHLGNGASMCALQGGRSMASTMGFTAVDGLPMGTRCGAIDPGVILFLMDQRGMNARDIETMVYKQSGLLGVSGISSDMRALLASDEPRAGTAIDLYVYRIGRELGSLAAALGGLDAIVFTAGIGENAGAIRERVCAAAQWLGVELDAAANTRSGPRISTAGSRVSAWVLPTNEELMIARHARDLIAA, from the coding sequence ATGTCCGATGCCATCGCCGTGCTGAATGCGGGCTCGTCCAGCCTGAAGTTTTCGCTGTTCCTGCTGCGCGGGCGCGAGCTCGAACTGGAGTCGCGCGGCCAGGTCGAGGGCCTCTACACCAACCCGCGCTTCACGGCCAAGGACGCAGCCGGCCAGCTGAAGGAAGAGAAGTCCTGGGGCCAGGGCGTGGAGCTGGGCCATGCCGGCGCCATCGACCACCTGGTCGCCTTCCTGCGCACCAGCCTGCAGGGGGACCGCTTGGTGGGCGTGGGCCATCGCGTGGTCCACGGCGGCCTGGATTTCAGCGGCCCGGTGCGCATCGACGGCCAGGTCCTGCATGCGCTCGAGCAGTTCGTGCCGCTCGCACCGCTGCACCAGCCGCACAACCTGTCGTCCATCCGACTGTTGCTGGAGCGGCTGCCGCAGCTGCCGCAGGTGGCCTGCTTCGACACCTCCTTCCACCGCAGCAACCCGGAACTGGCGCAAATGTTCGCCCTGCCCGCGAAGCTGCATGAAGCAGGTGTGCGGCGCTACGGCTTCCACGGGCTGTCGTACGAGTACATCGCCTCGGTGCTGCCCGAGGTGGACGCCCGGGCGGCCAGCGGGCGCACGGTGGTGCTGCACCTGGGCAACGGCGCCAGCATGTGCGCGCTGCAAGGCGGCCGCAGCATGGCCAGCACCATGGGCTTCACCGCGGTGGACGGCCTGCCCATGGGCACGCGCTGCGGCGCGATCGATCCGGGCGTCATTCTTTTCCTCATGGACCAGCGCGGCATGAATGCGCGCGACATCGAAACGATGGTCTACAAGCAATCCGGCCTGCTCGGCGTGTCGGGCATCTCCAGCGACATGCGCGCCTTGCTGGCCAGCGACGAGCCGCGGGCCGGGACGGCGATCGACCTCTACGTCTACCGCATCGGGCGCGAGCTCGGCTCGCTGGCGGCTGCGCTGGGCGGCCTGGACGCCATCGTGTTCACCGCCGGCATCGGCGAGAACGCCGGCGCGATTCGCGAGCGCGTCTGCGCCGCCGCGCAGTGGTTGGGCGTCGAACTCGATGCCGCCGCCAACACCCGCAGCGGGCCGCGCATCAGCACGGCAGGCAGCCGCGTGTCCGCCTGGGTGCTGCCCACCAACGAAGAGCTGATGATCGCCCGCCACGCGCGGGACCTCATCGCCGCCTAG
- a CDS encoding GNAT family N-acetyltransferase, whose translation MDASNYSAAEQLRDGRAVEIRAQRPTDLEGLRNALRRMSEETIVRRFFAPRRSFTPQEVASFIDIDFSRHVALVADLLLEGRPQIVGAGRYIVSSPETAEVAFAIDDDFQHRGLGTLLIKHLVLIARARGLRQFVAEMLPENTAMLGLMRKSGLELTTHRDHGVLRAHAQLRRAVPHL comes from the coding sequence GTGGACGCCAGCAACTATTCGGCCGCGGAGCAGCTGCGTGATGGCCGCGCCGTCGAGATCCGGGCGCAGCGGCCGACGGACCTCGAGGGCCTGCGCAACGCACTGCGCCGCATGAGCGAGGAAACCATCGTGCGCCGTTTCTTCGCGCCCCGGCGCAGTTTCACGCCGCAGGAAGTGGCCAGCTTCATCGACATCGACTTCAGCCGCCATGTGGCACTGGTGGCGGACCTGCTGCTGGAGGGCCGGCCGCAAATCGTCGGCGCGGGGCGCTACATCGTGAGTTCGCCGGAAACGGCCGAGGTGGCTTTCGCGATCGACGACGACTTCCAGCACCGCGGGCTCGGCACGCTGCTGATCAAGCACCTGGTGCTGATCGCGCGGGCACGCGGCTTGCGCCAGTTCGTCGCCGAGATGCTGCCGGAGAACACCGCCATGCTCGGGCTGATGCGCAAGTCCGGGCTCGAGCTGACGACGCATCGAGACCACGGCGTGCTGCGCGCCCACGCGCAACTGCGCCGCGCTGTCCCTCACCTCTAG